A DNA window from Melanotaenia boesemani isolate fMelBoe1 chromosome 6, fMelBoe1.pri, whole genome shotgun sequence contains the following coding sequences:
- the lingo4b gene encoding leucine-rich repeat and immunoglobulin-like domain-containing nogo receptor-interacting protein 4b, producing the protein MLLTEKHLFRGIKSNFNITATGYEKLHSKTETAGGKMFVESVVRWGVWSILLQFGLGVSAGSCPSRCSCRPEAREVICSGKYLNSVPEGFSNDARRLDLTRNRIKTVGRRQFSGLLQLQELDLSYNIISMIEVEAFSGLQNLRALRIKNNRLKILPVGVFSGLSNLRFLDLSQNEILVFLDFTFKEMANLQTLEAGENDLVFISQRAFFGLQNLQELNLDRSNLTSIPTEAFSQLQSLTQLRMLRLTISALPNNAFRRLHRLRSLQISNWPALDTMAGNSLIGLNLTSFVISSCNLSAIPYAALRHLVYLRFLDLSYNPITVIQGNLLGDLLRLQELHLAGASLLRIEPGAFRGLSFFRVLNVTSNQLTTLEESAFHSVGNLQVLRLDGNPLACDCRLLWVVRRQGRLSFDGYQPTCSSPDAIRHRAFRDFSEKELPRLFTCRPARIMDRRPQDARVEEGTTVLFSCKADGDPYPSITWISSHKNVVSPTGRIRVLPNGTLEVRFAQVQDSGTYQCMAGNAAGNDSLTVGLYVKGLPRNRTIPYFTEEGWVEPSNSQAANSSAQMAKPYPFDAKTLVIATTMGFLSFLSSVAICFVFMFFWSQSKGQIKHTATIDFVPRSSVGGGGGDGGDGGRFTMKLI; encoded by the exons ATGTTATTGACAGAAAAACATCTCTTCAGAGGAATTAAGTCTAATTTCAACATAACTGCCACTGGTTATGAAAAGCTGCACTCCAAGACTGAAACG GCAGGGGGTAAGATGTTTGTGGAGTCAGTTGTACGATGGGGGGTGTGGAGCATCCTACTCCAGTTTGGACTGGGTGTATCTGCAGGAAGCTGTCCTTCACGCTGCTCGTGCCGACCTGAGGCTAGAGAAGTGATCTGCTCTGGCAAGTATTTGAATTCGGTGCCAGAGGGCTTCTCCAATGATGCCAGGCGTTTGGATTTAACCCGCAATAGGATTAAGACTGTGGGACGCCGCCAGTTCTCTGGCCTTCTGCAACTTCAAGAGTTGGACCTCAGTTATAATATAATCTCCATGATTGAAGTAGAGGCTTTCTCAGGCTTACAGAATCTCAGGGCCCTTCGAATTAAGAATAACCGTCTCAAGATTCTTCCGGTTGGGGTGTTCTCTGGTTTGTCCAATCTGCGCTTTCTGGATTTAAGCCAGAATGAGATTCTGGTCTTCCTGGACTTTACATTTAAGGAAATGGCCAACCTGCAAACACTGGAAGCTGGGGAAAATGACCTTGTTTTTATCTCCCAGCGAGCTTTCTTTGGTCTACAAAATCTGCAAGAGCTTAACTTAGACCGTAGCAACCTGACCTCCATTCCCACAGAAGCATTCTCCCAGCTCCAGAGCCTGACACAACTCCGCATGCTACGCCTCACAATCTCTGCGTTGCCCAACAATGCTTTTCGGCGACTCCACCGTTTACGCAGCCTCCAAATCTCAAACTGGCCAGCACTAGACACTATGGCTGGCAACAGTCTAATTGGTCTTAATTTGACTTCCTTTGTCATCAGCAGCTGCAACCTAAGTGCAATTCCTTACGCAGCACTTCGTCATCTGGTGTATCTGCGCTTCCTGGATCTGTCCTACAACCCCATCACTGTTATCCAAGGTAACCTGCTCGGGGACCTCCTGAGACTCCAGGAGTTACATCTAGCTGGGGCAAGCCTGCTACGAATAGAGCCAGGAGCCTTTAGGGGACTGTCCTTCTTTCGTGTGCTTAATGTAACATCCAATCAGCTTACTACATTGGAGGAGAGTGCTTTCCATTCTGTGGGGAACCTTCAGGTGTTGAGATTAGATGGGAATCCCCTTGCATGTGACTGCCGACTTCTCTGGGTGGTTCGGCGCCAGGGTCGCTTGAGTTTTGATGGTTATCAGCCCACTTGTTCTTCTCCTGATGCTATCAGGCACCGTGCGTTCAGAGACTTTTCAGAAAAGGAACTCCCAAGGCTTTTTACCTGCCGCCCTGCTCGAATCATGGACCGCAGGCCACAGGATGCAAGAGTAGAAGAAGGTACCACAGTTCTTTTTTCATGCAAGGCTGATGGGGATCCATACCCATCAATCACTTGGATCTCATCCCATAAAAATGTGGTCTCTCCAACGGGAAGAATCAGAGTTTTACCAAATGGTACTTTAGAAGTGCGATTTGCTCAGGTTCAGGACAGTGGCACATATCAGTGCATGGCAGGCAATGCAGCTGGCAATGATAGCCTGACTGTGGGCTTGTATGTGAAGGGCCTACCACGTAACAGGACGATCCCTTACTTCACAGAGGAGGGCTGGGTGGAGCCTTCAAATTCCCAAGCAGCAAACTCCTCAGCTCAAATGGCCAAACCGTACCCCTTTGATGCAAAGACCCTGGTCATCGCCACTACAATGGGCTTCCTGTCTTTCCTCAGCTCAGTGGCaatttgttttgtcttcatgtttttctggaGTCAAAGCAAAGGTCAGATCAAGCACACAGCAACCATTGACTTTGTTCCCCGGTCGTCtgtgggtggaggaggaggggatggAGGTGACGGTGGAAGGTTTACTATGaaacttatttaa